In one window of Meleagris gallopavo isolate NT-WF06-2002-E0010 breed Aviagen turkey brand Nicholas breeding stock chromosome 4, Turkey_5.1, whole genome shotgun sequence DNA:
- the MFHAS1 gene encoding malignant fibrous histiocytoma-amplified sequence 1, whose translation MGLRKTCRPTAKRKMPTKDGGLGEGEVQEYTFFPRDLEMVLSLSHNELGAESPGLPPRLAELAHLEELDLSFNRLSRLPEGLGCLRHLRALDIDHNLLPCFPAPLLELAALEELDCSGNRHLGALPEGIAALCRLKILWLSGTGLSALPEGLCQLGALESLMLDGNQLRTLPAGFSGLQRLKMLNLSSNLLGEFPDAILALPGLEELYLSRNQLAVLPPRLCQLRQLRTLWLDNNRIRYLPDSIVLLHNLEELVLQGNQIAILPEGFGQLSRVTLWKIKDNPLIQPPYEVCMKGIPYIAAYQQELAHSQPALKPRLKLVLMGLKDAGKTLLRRCLMEEDGQKEDAGNLEAGSAQPRGCPGQQQDSGRAVGYCAVPEDASERWDICSHVPSHQGKGERLCPAPSLPPDASQVSSGLRLSGSKGIEVMDWTADAERGLTFIVYELAGDPTYDVIQSFFLSPGALYVLVVNLSAYVPQHFYPSVGYFLHWLGSKVPHAVVCMVGTHADLCAERELEEKCLDIHHQIAQQEKRDAEGLQSLVQQVDEALGQDFDLRCSSPHTAFYGVSDKNLRRKKAQFQYLLNHRPQILSPVLPFSCWDHCQVRRLRDKLLSVAEHRDIFPNLHRVLPKSWQVLEELHFQPQAQQLWLSWWDSARLGLQAGLTEDRLQSALSYLHESGKLLYFEEHLTLREYVFHNLPRLIDILNVFCQRDATVLLQKLLSDTHVDELRATQLHHYVEGFLLHGLLPAHVIRLLLKPHIQSREDLQLILELLEKMGLCYCVNKPKSKPLNGATAWYKFPCYVKNEVPHAEAWINGANLSGQSFVVEQLQIEYSFPFIFPPGLFARYSVQINSHVVQRSDGKYQIYAYRGKVPVVVSYRPARGALQPDTLSIASHASLPNIWTAWQAITPLVEELNVLLQEWPGLYYTVHVLCSKCLKRGSPNPHSFPGELLSQPRPEGLTEIICPKNGSERVNVALVYPPTPTVISPCSK comes from the coding sequence CTGAGCCTCAGTCACAACGAGCTGGGCGCCGAGAGCCCCGGCCTGCCGCCCCGCCTGGCCGAGCTGGCTCACCTCGAGGAGCTCGACCTCAGCTTCAACCGCCTGAGCCGCCTGCCCGAGGGCTTGGGCTGCCTGCGGCACCTCCGTGCCCTCGACATCGACCATAACCTGCTGCCCTGCTTCCCCGCCCCGCTGCTGGAGCTTGCCGCCTTGGAGGAGCTTGACTGCTCTGGCAACCGGCACCTGGGAGCCCTGCCCGAGGGCATCGCCGCCCTGTGCCGCCTCAAGATCCTCTGGCTGAGCGGCACGGGCCTGTCAGCCCTGCCTGAGGGCCTCTGCCAGCTGGGCGCTCTGGAGAGCCTCATGCTGGATGGCAACCAGCTGCGGACTCTGCCCGCTGGCTTCAGTGGCTTGCAGCGGCTCAAGATGCTGAACCTCTCCTCCAATTTGCTGGGTGAGTTCCCCGACGCTATCCTGGCACTGCcagggctggaggagctctACCTGAGCCGCAACCAGCttgctgtgctgcctcctcGCCTCTGCCAGCTCCGCCAGTTGCGCACTCTCTGGCTGGACAACAACCGCATCCGCTATCTACCCGACTCCATCGTGCTCCTGCACAACCTGGAGGAGTTGGTCCTGCAAGGCAACCAGATTGCCATCCTACCCGAGGGCTTCGGGCAGCTCTCCCGTGTCACCCTGTGGAAGATCAAAGATAACCCCCTCATCCAGCCCCCCTATGAGGTCTGCATGAAAGGCATCCCCTATATTGCAGCCTACCAGCAGGAGCTGGCCCACTCCCAGCCTGCTCTCAAACCCCGCCTCAAGCTGGTCCTGATGGGTCTGAAGGACGCTGGCAAGACCCTGCTGAGACGATGCCTGATGGAGGAGGATGGGCAGAAGGAGGATGCAGGAAACCTGGAAGCAGGGAGCGCCCAGCCCCGAGGGTGCCCTGGGCAACAGCAGGATAGTGGGAGAGCAGTGGGATACTGCGCTGTCCCTGAGGATGCTTCTGAGCGGTGGGACATATGCTCTCATGTGCCATCCCaccaagggaaaggagaaaggctgTGCCCTGCGCCCTCACTGCCTCCAGATGCCTCCCAGGTTTCGTCAGGACTGCGACTGTCGGGCAGCAAGGGCATTGAGGTGATGGACTGGACTGCAGATGCAGAGAGGGGCTTGACGTTCATTGTGTATGAGCTGGCAGGGGACCCAACCTACGATGTGATCCagtccttcttcctttctcccgGAGCGCTCTACGTGCTGGTGGTGAATCTGAGTGCCTACGTCCCTCAACACTTCTACCCCTCCGTGGGCTATTTCTTGCACTGGCTGGGTTCCAAGGTGCCCCACGCTGTGGTGTGTATGGTGGGAACCCATGCTGACCTCTGTGCTGAACGGGAGTTGGAAGAGAAGTGCCTGGACATTCATCACCAGATAGCCCAGCAGGAAAAGAGGGATGCTGAGGGCCTCCAGAGCCTTGTTCAGCAGGTAGATGAGGCTCTGGGACAGGACTTTGACCTGCgctgctccagccctcacaCTGCCTTTTACGGGGTCTCAGACAAGAACTTGAGGCGAAAAAAAGCCCAGTTTCAGTATCTTCTCAACCACCGGCCTCAGATCCTCTCTCCTGTGCTGCCTTTCAGCTGTTGGGACCACTGCCAGGTGCGTCGCCTGAGGGACAAGCTCCTCTCAGTGGCTGAGCACCGTGATATCTTCCCAAACCTGCACCGGGTGTTGCCCAAGTCCTGGCaagtgctggaagagctgcactTCCAGCCACAGGCTCAGCAGCTGTGGCTGAGCTGGTGGGACTCTGCCCGGCTGGGCTTGCAGGCAGGCCTGACGGAGGACCGGCTCCAGAGCGCCCTGTCCTACCTGCACGAAAGCGGGAAGCTGCTCTACTTTGAGGAGCACCTCACACTGCGGGAGTATGTGTTCCACAACCTGCCACGACTCATTGACATCCTCAATGTTTTCTGCCAGCGGGATGCCACTGTGCTGCTCCAGAAACTGCTCAGTGACACCCACGTTGATGAGCTGAGGGCCACTCAGCTCCATCATTACGTGGAGGGCTTCTTGCTGCATGGCCTCCTCCCTGCCCATGTTATCCGCCTCCTCCTCAAGCCCCATATCCAGAGCCGGGAGGACCTGCAGCTcatcctggagctgctggagaagatGGGGCTCTGTTACTGTGTCAACAAACCCAAATCCAAGCCTCTAAATGGGGCGACCGCTTGGTACAAGTTTCCCTGCTACGTGAAGAATGAGGTGCCCCATGCGGAGGCGTGGATCAATGGTGCCAATCTGAGTGGCCAGTCATTTGTGGTGGAGCAGCTGCAGATTGAGTACAGCTTTCCCTTCATTTTCCCACCTGGCTTGTTTGCGCGCTACAGCGTCCAGATCAACAGCCATGTGGTTCAGCGCTCAGATGGCAAATACCAGATCTATGCCTACCGGGGAAAGGTGCCAGTGGTGGTGAGCTACCGGCCTGCCCGGGGAGCCCTGCAGCCAGATACACTGTCTATTGCTAGCCACGCGTCCCTACCAAATATCTGGACAGCTTGGCAAGCTATTACTCCCTTAGTGGAAGAACTGAATGTCCTGCTCCAGGAATGGCCGGGCCTGTACTACACTGTGCACGTCCTCTGTTCAAAGTGCCTTAAAAGAGGGTCACCCAACCCACACAGTTTTCCAG